A segment of the Serratia fonticola genome:
CATCATATCTTCTGCTGAGTAGGTGTGATCCACATGAATGACATCCTGCATGATGATTGGGCCTTCATCCAGGCTATCGTTCACGTAGTGGGCGGTCGCACCGATGATTTTCACGCCGCGCTCGTAGGCCTGGTGATAAGGGCGAGCGCCGATAAACGCAGGCAGGAACGAATGGTGGATGTTAATCACCTGGTTTGGATAATGCTGTACGAATGCAGGGGTAAGAACGCGCATATATTTGGCCAGCACGACATAATCCGGCTGGTACTGATCGATCTGCGCAATCATTTTCTGATCGTGCTGCTCACGCGTCAGGCCTTCATGGCTGACCAGATGGAACGGGATATCAAAGCGTTCAACCAGCGTCTGCAGGGTGGCGTGGTTACCGATGACGGCGGCAATCTCAACGTCCAGCCCGCCGTAAGCGCTTTTCATCAATAAATCACCCAGGCAGTGCGCTTCTTTGGTGACTAATACGACGATGCGGCGGCGGCCTGCGCTGTGTAGTTCACGAACGGAACCCTCAGGTAGTGCGCCATCCAGATCGGCTAACAGCGTAGCATCATTGAAAATCCCCTCCAGCTCGGTACGCATAAAAAACCGCCCGGTGAGGTGATCGACAAATTCATTGTTCTGCACGATATTCAGTTCGTGCTTGTAGCAAATGTTGGTGATCTTGGCGATCAACCCTTTTGCGTCAGGGCAGATGGTGCGCAGAATTTTTCTTTGTACATTTTGGTGTGGCATAAGTCTATGGATCCTGTCTGATACTGAGCGCCTATTCCAATAGGCTCTTAACTTGCTGGTTTATTGCCCGCAGCACTTTTTATATTTTTTGCCTGAACCGCAGGGGCAAGTGGCATTCCTGCCCGGCTGAGGTTTGGTTCCGTCAATATAGTACCAGCGTTGTTCAAGGCGAA
Coding sequences within it:
- the purU gene encoding formyltetrahydrofolate deformylase; this encodes MPHQNVQRKILRTICPDAKGLIAKITNICYKHELNIVQNNEFVDHLTGRFFMRTELEGIFNDATLLADLDGALPEGSVRELHSAGRRRIVVLVTKEAHCLGDLLMKSAYGGLDVEIAAVIGNHATLQTLVERFDIPFHLVSHEGLTREQHDQKMIAQIDQYQPDYVVLAKYMRVLTPAFVQHYPNQVINIHHSFLPAFIGARPYHQAYERGVKIIGATAHYVNDSLDEGPIIMQDVIHVDHTYSAEDMMRAGRDVEKNVLSRALYRVLAQRVFVYGNRTVIL